In the Pirellulales bacterium genome, CAATTGGCCGCGCAGCAAACCCGTGAAGTCGCAAGTGCGCAAATGTGGCGTAAACCGTTTCGCTTCATCGAGCCAATTGAATACCAGCGACTTGGGAACGACAGCTAGCGAAGGGCGGTGGCCATTGCCGCCATTCGATCGACCGTTCTTCCCATCGCCATTTCTCCGCTGACGCTTGCGGCGCGATTCCAATAGCGCCAGCACTTGCACCGTCTTGCCTAGACCCATATCGTCGGCCAAACAGCCACCGTAGCCGAATTCGCGCAAAAAGTGCAGCCACCCCAAGCCTTCTCGCTGATATTCGCGCAGCGTGCCTTGAAACGTAGCGGGTTCGGATTGCGGCGCAATACCATCGAATTGTTGCAGTTTCCGCCGGATTCGCGTGAAGGCGACGTCATATTCGACCTTGGGCTGCGCGGCCAATAGCGCGTCGAGAATCGCGGCCTGCGGCGCAGTAAAACGCACGACGGATTCTTGCGGCTGGCCCAAGTCGGCCAGCGACGAATACCGGCGTAGCCATTCTTGCGGCAACATGCCGCGGCTGCCATCGCCGAGCATCACAAAATTCTGCCCGCGGCGAACCGCGGCGAGCAGTTCGGGAAGGGTGGCGCTGACGCCGCCGAAATCGCATTGGGCCGAGAGGTCGAACCAATCGATGCCGGAAGTGACGCTAATGTTGAATTCACCGGGGGTCCGCACCGGTTGCCCTTCGGCTTCGACATGCCAATGGTCGGCAATCAACCGCTCGACCGTGGGCATAAACTTGTTGGGCGGCAAGACGAATTCGGAATCGCAATAGTACGATCTGCGAAAGCCGCGGCCTCTGAGCGATTCAGAATAGCTGCTTTCGACCGCTCGATCGCGGACGAAAACTTGCTTGGCGGCACGATCGACGATCGCTGCCTGTGGATCGTCCCCCGCTATGTCTTGTTCACCATATCGAAACGAGACCACAGCGGTAAACTCCGTCGTTGGCAGAGCGTTCTTTGGACGGCTCAGCCGAATACAAGGCTGCGGAGGCATCGAAACTTGACGCCACTTCCACTCGGCAGGCAATTCCCACGGCGGTAGCCCGGACAGCGTGTAAAATTTTTCGACCGCCGCATCGATCTCCGACTTCGTCACCACGATTGATCCTTCGCGGCGCAAATGGAGCACCCACGGCCAATCGTTACCCGGATTCCAGCGAGCTAACCGATCGGAAAGCAGCAGGAGCCCGAACGATGTCATGAGCTCAATCTGGTCAAGTTGCAGCGTTTCTCCAGGTCGAAAAAGCTCTCCAGACAGCTTCCATGAATTTTTGGAGATCTGCGAAGTGAACAAGCGGAATTCCCACCGTGGGCCGCTGTCCCACGCCAACGGCCTGTCGACATCCGGCGCATTGGCGCCGGGCAGCCGCGGGCCAAATTTCCTGGTCGCACAAAGCCGTGGCAAGAGCAAGTCGTACATCGCCTCCGGCAATGTCAGGCGCGACATCCGAGAAGAGATTCCACTGTTGTAACGGTAGTAGCCACCGGCACTGTAGACGGGCGAACCGCAGTGGAGCAATAGCATCAGCAACTCGCGCTCTTCGGAATCTTCGATGTCGGCCGCCGTCGTCAGATCTACGGTTCGTACCTTCGGCACCCCCGGTTGACCGTTCTT is a window encoding:
- a CDS encoding SWIM zinc finger family protein; its protein translation is MSLVKRCKGQISSADWSKGQAYFQVGAVRRIHVHPTSLSASVIGTRSYQVVLNWSQALSRHILQVACSCPRFADMGICKHIAAMLLKADEQGFDQRVPGGFPLTVIDFEELDTADDDQLDDEDDGDDRRDEEVNFPGMTVHPQHSVDTERRSPKKTMVAKSELNRQFNKLARTFHEFDWQRMNAATRKSKRPLQTLFFVLDTSALYNGQLIIEFWHCPLLKNGQPGVPKVRTVDLTTAADIEDSEERELLMLLLHCGSPVYSAGGYYRYNSGISSRMSRLTLPEAMYDLLLPRLCATRKFGPRLPGANAPDVDRPLAWDSGPRWEFRLFTSQISKNSWKLSGELFRPGETLQLDQIELMTSFGLLLLSDRLARWNPGNDWPWVLHLRREGSIVVTKSEIDAAVEKFYTLSGLPPWELPAEWKWRQVSMPPQPCIRLSRPKNALPTTEFTAVVSFRYGEQDIAGDDPQAAIVDRAAKQVFVRDRAVESSYSESLRGRGFRRSYYCDSEFVLPPNKFMPTVERLIADHWHVEAEGQPVRTPGEFNISVTSGIDWFDLSAQCDFGGVSATLPELLAAVRRGQNFVMLGDGSRGMLPQEWLRRYSSLADLGQPQESVVRFTAPQAAILDALLAAQPKVEYDVAFTRIRRKLQQFDGIAPQSEPATFQGTLREYQREGLGWLHFLREFGYGGCLADDMGLGKTVQVLALLESRRKRQRRNGDGKNGRSNGGNGHRPSLAVVPKSLVFNWLDEAKRFTPHLRTCDFTGLLRGQL